A single window of Bradyrhizobium daqingense DNA harbors:
- a CDS encoding alkaline phosphatase → MIKNSALASLVVLCWTSSLSAQTIYPIDRAEILAGAQFDFKVELPGLVDPAKLKVTVNGADYAGAFGRSGTFIEREDGKDQSALILRDVTLTKPGSVAVEVSDGTRQRSVTWTVYDTGPRKAKNVILFIGDGMSPAHRIAARILSKGIAEGKSRGKLAIDDMPHMALVATAGSDSIITDSANSASAYATGHKSAVNALGVYADRSLSAFDDPKVETITSLAKRRLGMAIGIVTNTEVEDATPAAMVAHTRRRAAYDEIVEQLFAAKPDVLMGGGSANFLPKSAAGSKRKDETDYVAKFRDAGYQVATTAGELSVSAAKPETSKLLGLFATGNMDGVLDRKFLKGGGVKKFPEQPDLTEQVQAALSILAKNENGFFLMVESGMIDKYAHLLDMERAVYDTIMLDNAVRQTREWARARGEDTLILVAADHNHPNSLVGTVNDDMGTAPNVPLRERVGVYDKAGFPNYPAADAEGYPSRVDVSRRLAIFSASLPDHYETFRPKLDNPNEPTVKAGDDGTFKANDKYKDVPGAVLRPGNLSAMIGASVHSGEDVILTATGPGSERVQGSMDNTEVFRVIADALGLAAAQ, encoded by the coding sequence ATGATCAAGAATTCGGCCCTCGCCTCTCTCGTCGTCCTCTGTTGGACATCGTCTCTGTCGGCACAGACGATCTATCCGATTGATCGCGCCGAGATCCTGGCCGGCGCCCAATTCGACTTCAAGGTCGAGCTCCCCGGGCTGGTCGATCCCGCCAAGCTGAAGGTGACGGTCAACGGCGCGGATTATGCCGGCGCGTTCGGCCGTTCCGGGACCTTCATCGAGCGCGAGGACGGCAAGGATCAGTCGGCCCTGATCCTGCGCGATGTCACGCTGACCAAGCCCGGCAGCGTCGCCGTGGAGGTGAGCGACGGCACGCGCCAGCGCAGTGTCACATGGACCGTCTACGACACCGGCCCGCGCAAGGCGAAGAACGTCATTCTGTTCATCGGCGACGGCATGTCGCCGGCGCATCGGATCGCCGCGCGAATCCTGTCCAAGGGCATCGCGGAGGGCAAGAGCCGCGGCAAGCTCGCGATCGACGACATGCCTCATATGGCGCTGGTGGCAACCGCCGGCTCGGACTCGATCATCACGGATTCCGCGAACTCCGCGAGCGCCTATGCGACCGGGCACAAGAGCGCCGTCAACGCCCTCGGCGTCTACGCGGATCGCTCTTTGAGCGCGTTCGACGATCCCAAGGTCGAAACCATCACGAGCCTTGCCAAGCGCCGGCTCGGCATGGCGATCGGCATCGTCACCAATACCGAGGTCGAAGACGCGACGCCCGCCGCGATGGTCGCGCACACCCGCCGGCGCGCCGCCTATGACGAGATCGTCGAGCAGTTGTTCGCGGCGAAGCCGGATGTGCTGATGGGCGGAGGCAGCGCGAACTTTCTGCCGAAGTCGGCCGCCGGCTCGAAGCGCAAGGACGAGACCGACTACGTCGCGAAGTTTCGTGACGCCGGCTATCAGGTGGCGACCACTGCGGGTGAGCTCAGCGTGTCTGCCGCAAAGCCGGAGACCAGCAAGCTGCTCGGCCTGTTCGCCACCGGCAACATGGACGGCGTGCTGGATCGCAAATTCCTCAAGGGCGGCGGCGTCAAGAAATTCCCCGAGCAGCCCGATTTGACCGAGCAGGTGCAGGCCGCGCTGAGCATTCTCGCGAAGAACGAGAACGGCTTCTTCCTGATGGTCGAGTCCGGCATGATCGACAAATATGCGCATTTGCTCGACATGGAGCGCGCCGTCTACGACACGATCATGCTCGACAACGCGGTGCGCCAGACGCGTGAATGGGCGCGGGCGCGTGGTGAAGATACCCTCATCCTCGTGGCGGCGGACCACAATCATCCCAACAGTCTCGTCGGCACGGTGAATGATGACATGGGCACGGCGCCCAACGTTCCCTTGCGCGAGCGCGTCGGCGTGTACGACAAGGCCGGATTTCCCAACTACCCGGCGGCGGATGCGGAAGGCTATCCGTCACGGGTCGATGTCAGCCGGCGGCTCGCCATCTTCTCGGCCAGCCTGCCGGATCACTACGAGACGTTTCGTCCGAAGCTCGACAATCCCAATGAGCCGACCGTCAAGGCCGGCGACGACGGAACCTTCAAGGCCAACGACAAGTACAAGGATGTGCCGGGCGCGGTGCTGCGGCCGGGCAATCTGTCGGCGATGATTGGCGCCAGCGTGCATTCCGGCGAGGACGTCATCCTGACCGCGACCGGACCGGGCAGCGAGCGCGTGCAGGGGTCGATGGACAATACCGAAGTGTTTCGCGTCATCGCCGATGCGCTCGGACTTGCCGCCGCGCAGTAA
- a CDS encoding OmpA family protein produces MTNLRLVLLATTALTAMQFASSASHAQSAPPLVVAQAQPEADQKAKQPPKGPAAAPPAAPARPAAPPPAAPPPAAAPPRPAAPPPPPPAARPAPPPPPPPPAARPAPPPPPPPPAAAPKQPAPPPAAAPQQHSPPAARPAPTPPPPPPAAAPQQRTPPTPPPAAHPTPTPPPPPPPPAAGPAGRPTPAPTATPPAPTAAPPARPGAPAPATTPAPATSPAPTATPAPGSTPPAPPPGRPGAPPPGVRPGTPPAAGSPTPAPGAPPAPTATPAPGSTPTPPAGRPGAAPAPGVAPTATPTPGQQGGTPPAGAPAAGAPATAPQAGAPPRPPAPPAGVAAPSVVPGSAAAAPPPDRAQYRPPTVAPAFRAAPTIATPLPPPPRPQQRDLTPLAVGAGVVAGAVIGATIADLHSQRRETIEGGRTIYTEPDRIIVRDPGGQAYVRGNDLYRFRYGARDIRTDTVGGETRTVVIRPDGSEIITVVGTDGRLMRRIRRDPRGREVIIIDNSYRDPRAVGGFYVDVPPPVVSIPYDRYIVDAQDASPQVIYETMRAPPVQRIDRRYSLDEIRYSPNVRMQMPSIDVNTINFETGSWTIPPDQAARLQVIADGINQAIQANPQEVFLIEGHTDAVGNEVDNLSLSDRRAQAAAELLTQQFNVPAENLTSQGYGEQYLKEQTQGPSLFNRRVTVRRITPLLNGDQASAAPPPPRQ; encoded by the coding sequence ATGACCAACCTTCGTCTCGTGCTGCTTGCAACGACGGCTCTGACCGCGATGCAATTCGCAAGCTCCGCATCGCATGCGCAAAGTGCGCCGCCGCTCGTTGTCGCCCAGGCCCAGCCAGAGGCTGACCAAAAAGCGAAGCAGCCGCCGAAGGGACCAGCGGCAGCTCCGCCCGCGGCACCGGCACGCCCCGCCGCACCTCCACCCGCTGCGCCTCCGCCGGCTGCCGCGCCGCCGCGCCCGGCTGCGCCGCCGCCACCCCCGCCCGCAGCTCGTCCGGCTCCGCCGCCACCGCCGCCTCCACCTGCGGCCCGTCCGGCTCCGCCGCCGCCGCCACCTCCGCCGGCTGCTGCTCCGAAGCAGCCTGCGCCACCCCCGGCCGCGGCCCCGCAGCAGCATTCTCCACCCGCCGCACGCCCGGCTCCCACACCTCCGCCACCGCCTCCCGCCGCGGCTCCGCAGCAGCGCACGCCTCCCACGCCGCCCCCTGCCGCGCACCCGACCCCGACGCCACCTCCGCCTCCGCCGCCTCCCGCAGCGGGTCCTGCAGGACGGCCGACGCCTGCGCCGACGGCGACACCCCCTGCTCCGACAGCCGCGCCACCGGCCCGTCCAGGTGCACCTGCGCCGGCGACCACGCCTGCACCCGCAACGTCTCCCGCACCGACCGCGACCCCGGCTCCCGGCAGCACGCCCCCCGCGCCACCGCCGGGTCGTCCGGGCGCACCTCCGCCCGGCGTGCGTCCCGGCACGCCTCCGGCTGCGGGATCGCCGACGCCGGCTCCCGGCGCACCGCCCGCTCCGACGGCCACCCCGGCGCCCGGCAGCACCCCGACTCCGCCAGCCGGACGTCCCGGCGCAGCACCGGCACCGGGCGTAGCCCCGACGGCGACGCCGACCCCCGGCCAGCAGGGCGGCACGCCACCGGCGGGTGCACCCGCAGCCGGAGCTCCGGCCACGGCTCCGCAGGCCGGCGCCCCGCCCCGCCCGCCGGCACCTCCCGCTGGCGTCGCAGCGCCCTCGGTAGTCCCCGGTTCAGCGGCGGCAGCTCCGCCACCAGACAGGGCACAATACAGGCCGCCGACCGTCGCGCCGGCCTTCCGGGCCGCGCCGACGATCGCAACGCCTCTGCCGCCACCGCCGCGTCCGCAGCAGCGTGACCTGACGCCGCTCGCAGTCGGCGCAGGCGTAGTGGCCGGTGCCGTGATCGGCGCGACCATCGCCGACCTCCACAGCCAGCGACGCGAGACCATCGAAGGCGGCCGCACCATCTACACCGAGCCGGACCGCATCATCGTCCGCGATCCGGGCGGGCAGGCCTATGTCCGCGGCAACGATCTCTACCGCTTCCGCTACGGCGCCCGCGACATCCGCACCGACACCGTTGGCGGCGAAACCCGCACGGTCGTGATTCGTCCAGACGGCAGCGAGATCATCACCGTCGTCGGCACCGATGGCCGGCTGATGCGGCGCATCCGCAGGGATCCCCGCGGGCGTGAAGTTATCATCATCGACAACAGCTACCGCGATCCGCGCGCGGTCGGCGGCTTCTATGTCGACGTCCCGCCGCCGGTGGTCAGCATCCCCTACGATCGCTACATCGTCGACGCCCAGGACGCGTCGCCGCAGGTGATCTACGAGACGATGCGCGCCCCGCCGGTGCAGCGGATCGATCGGCGCTACTCGCTCGACGAGATCCGCTACAGCCCCAATGTTCGCATGCAGATGCCGAGCATCGACGTCAACACGATCAACTTCGAAACGGGATCGTGGACCATTCCGCCGGATCAGGCGGCGCGGCTTCAGGTGATCGCCGACGGTATCAACCAGGCGATTCAGGCCAACCCGCAGGAGGTGTTCCTGATCGAGGGTCACACCGATGCGGTCGGCAACGAGGTCGACAATCTGTCATTGTCCGATCGCCGCGCGCAGGCCGCAGCTGAATTGCTGACCCAGCAGTTCAACGTGCCCGCGGAGAACCTGACCTCGCAGGGCTATGGCGAGCAGTACCTGAAGGAGCAGACTCAAGGACCGAGCCTGTTCAACCGGCGCGTCACCGTCCGTCGCATCACGCCGCTGCTCAACGGCGACCAGGCCAGCGCGGCACCGCCTCCGCCGCGCCAGTAA
- a CDS encoding VOC family protein, with translation MIDHLGFSVSDYERAKAFYSKALAPLGYVLIMEVTAEQTGHAAAAGFGADGKPDFWIGGEGAMNKPVHIAIRAEDRATVDAFYKAAIAAGGRDNGPPGIRPHYHANYYGAFVLDPDGHNIEAVCHTPG, from the coding sequence ATGATCGACCATCTGGGCTTCTCGGTCTCTGACTATGAGCGCGCCAAGGCGTTCTACAGCAAGGCGCTGGCGCCGCTCGGCTACGTCCTGATCATGGAAGTGACGGCGGAGCAGACCGGGCACGCCGCGGCTGCAGGCTTTGGCGCCGACGGCAAGCCGGATTTCTGGATCGGCGGCGAAGGTGCGATGAACAAGCCTGTGCACATCGCCATTCGCGCCGAAGACCGCGCCACGGTGGACGCGTTCTACAAGGCGGCGATCGCGGCGGGTGGGCGCGACAACGGCCCGCCCGGCATCCGCCCGCATTACCATGCGAACTATTACGGCGCGTTCGTGCTCGATCCCGATGGCCACAACATCGAGGCCGTCTGTCATACACCGGGATAA
- a CDS encoding FkbM family methyltransferase: MTPDNAPSSAPFGAFAPNAAQAAIISLATRSGLKRGAFRPWMSRLVNLLRSGPVDVQYQGASFRLYHQGSATERGALFNPDYNLDELDFLRQHTPMGGTFVDVGANVGTFALVMARQVGANGKVVAIEPHPLTFARLAFNHAASHATQVHLVQAAAGDNDGELMIETGGGNLGATHVVTGPASTDAIKVPSLRLTRILDEAGVTQVDSLKIDVEGFEDRVLIGFFRDAPPSLWPRAVVIEHLSQNEWQQDCIADMVARGFAILRKTRSNTFLSR; the protein is encoded by the coding sequence TTGACGCCCGACAACGCTCCTTCGTCCGCGCCGTTCGGCGCGTTTGCGCCGAATGCCGCGCAGGCCGCGATCATCAGCCTCGCGACACGATCGGGGCTGAAGCGCGGCGCGTTCCGTCCCTGGATGTCGCGGCTGGTCAATTTGCTGCGCAGCGGCCCGGTCGACGTGCAATACCAGGGTGCCTCGTTTCGTCTCTATCACCAGGGTAGCGCCACCGAGCGCGGCGCGCTGTTCAATCCCGACTACAATCTCGACGAACTCGACTTCCTGCGCCAGCACACCCCGATGGGCGGCACATTCGTCGATGTCGGCGCCAATGTCGGCACCTTCGCGCTGGTGATGGCGCGGCAGGTCGGCGCCAACGGCAAGGTCGTCGCGATCGAACCGCATCCCCTGACATTTGCACGGCTGGCGTTCAATCACGCCGCCTCGCATGCGACGCAGGTACACCTGGTGCAGGCTGCTGCGGGCGACAACGACGGCGAGCTGATGATCGAGACCGGCGGCGGTAATCTCGGCGCCACGCATGTCGTCACCGGCCCCGCCAGCACCGACGCGATCAAGGTGCCGTCGCTGCGCCTGACGCGCATTCTCGACGAGGCAGGCGTCACACAGGTCGATTCGCTCAAGATCGACGTCGAGGGTTTTGAGGACCGCGTGCTGATCGGTTTCTTCCGCGACGCGCCACCATCGCTGTGGCCGCGCGCGGTCGTCATCGAGCACCTGTCACAAAACGAATGGCAGCAGGACTGTATTGCCGACATGGTCGCGCGCGGCTTTGCCATCCTGCGCAAGACACGGAGCAATACGTTCCTGTCGCGCTGA
- a CDS encoding ABC transporter ATP-binding protein/permease has product MDKPATKRKQGKKPPISEIKGENGDEVEPPPPALVEPDPELSPEEAEQVRKDYLLTRFWISARGFWGRHGDRLAWPFSVGLGVLIVLTVGFQYGINIWNRAIFDAIEKRDAASVFHLTAVFFPLAIGSIVLAVAQVFARMSIQRRWRAWLTSSVLTRWLANGRYYQLNLVGGDHKNPEYRIAEDLRIATDSPVDFLAGVTSALLSAVTFIVVLWTIGGALTVTLGGSSITIPGFLVIAAIVYAAIASGSIVVIGRRFVQVSEAKNQAEADFRYTLTRVRENGESIALLGGEEEERGGIDRNFTGVLKQWARLAGQHMRTTLVSQGSSLVAPVVPLLLCAPKFLEGSMTLGQVMQAASAFTIVQSAFGWLVDNYPRLADWNACARRIASLMMSLDGLERAEQGDGLGRIKRGETSNDAMLELNDLSVTLDDGTAVVGETEVVIEPGERLLVAGESGTGKSTLVRAIAGLWPWGGGSVNFHPDRRLFMLPQRPYVPSGSLRRAVAYPGAAEDWTIEEISEALHEVGLDHLKEKIEEEAPWDQTLSGGEKQRLAFARLLLHKPDIVVLDEATSALDEKSQDKMMKTVTDALPKATIVSVAHRAELEAFHSRKIVLERRKGGAKLVSDIDLIPRKGRRKLLGRFLRQRKAPKKAA; this is encoded by the coding sequence ATGGACAAGCCGGCCACCAAGCGCAAACAGGGCAAGAAGCCGCCCATTAGCGAGATCAAGGGCGAGAACGGCGATGAAGTGGAACCGCCGCCGCCGGCGCTCGTCGAACCCGATCCCGAACTGTCGCCCGAGGAAGCCGAGCAGGTCCGCAAGGATTATCTGCTGACGCGGTTCTGGATCAGCGCGCGCGGCTTCTGGGGACGCCATGGCGATCGCCTGGCCTGGCCGTTCTCGGTCGGCCTCGGCGTGCTGATCGTCCTCACCGTCGGCTTCCAATACGGCATCAATATCTGGAATCGCGCGATCTTCGACGCCATCGAGAAGCGCGATGCGGCCAGCGTCTTCCATCTCACGGCGGTGTTCTTCCCGCTCGCGATCGGCAGCATCGTGCTCGCCGTGGCGCAGGTGTTCGCGCGCATGAGCATCCAGCGGCGCTGGCGCGCCTGGCTGACGAGCAGCGTGCTGACGCGCTGGCTCGCCAACGGGCGCTACTACCAGCTCAATCTCGTCGGCGGCGACCACAAGAATCCGGAATACCGGATCGCCGAGGATTTGCGCATCGCGACCGATTCACCGGTCGATTTCCTCGCCGGCGTGACCTCTGCGCTGCTGTCGGCCGTGACCTTCATCGTCGTGCTCTGGACCATCGGCGGCGCGCTCACCGTCACGCTCGGCGGTTCGAGCATCACCATTCCCGGCTTCCTGGTGATCGCCGCGATCGTCTACGCCGCGATCGCATCCGGCTCGATCGTCGTGATCGGCCGCCGCTTCGTGCAGGTGTCCGAGGCCAAGAACCAGGCCGAGGCCGATTTCCGCTACACGCTGACGCGCGTGCGCGAAAACGGCGAGAGCATCGCGCTCCTCGGCGGCGAAGAAGAAGAGCGCGGCGGCATCGACCGCAATTTCACTGGCGTGCTCAAGCAATGGGCACGACTCGCGGGCCAACACATGCGCACCACGCTGGTCTCGCAGGGCTCCAGCCTCGTGGCGCCCGTGGTGCCTCTCCTGCTCTGCGCGCCAAAATTCCTCGAGGGCAGCATGACGCTGGGCCAGGTGATGCAGGCAGCCTCTGCCTTCACCATCGTGCAGAGTGCATTCGGCTGGCTGGTGGACAATTATCCGCGGCTCGCCGACTGGAACGCCTGCGCGCGCCGCATCGCCTCGCTGATGATGTCGCTCGATGGCCTCGAACGCGCAGAACAGGGTGACGGCCTCGGCCGCATCAAGCGCGGCGAGACCAGCAACGATGCCATGCTGGAATTGAACGATCTCTCGGTCACGCTCGACGATGGCACAGCCGTGGTCGGCGAGACCGAAGTGGTGATCGAACCGGGCGAGCGGCTCCTGGTCGCCGGCGAATCCGGCACCGGCAAGAGCACGCTCGTGCGCGCCATCGCGGGGCTCTGGCCCTGGGGCGGCGGCAGCGTGAATTTCCATCCCGACCGTCGGCTGTTCATGCTGCCGCAACGGCCTTACGTGCCCTCGGGATCCCTGCGCCGTGCGGTGGCGTATCCGGGCGCGGCCGAGGACTGGACGATTGAGGAGATCAGCGAGGCCCTGCACGAGGTCGGCCTCGATCATCTCAAGGAGAAGATCGAAGAGGAAGCGCCGTGGGACCAGACGCTATCTGGCGGCGAGAAGCAGCGCCTCGCCTTCGCCCGGCTGCTGCTGCACAAACCCGACATCGTCGTGCTCGACGAGGCCACCTCCGCGCTCGACGAGAAGAGCCAGGACAAGATGATGAAGACGGTCACCGATGCACTGCCCAAGGCGACCATCGTCAGCGTCGCGCATCGCGCCGAGCTGGAGGCCTTTCACAGCCGCAAGATCGTGCTGGAGCGCCGCAAGGGCGGCGCCAAGCTCGTCAGCGACATCGACCTGATCCCACGCAAGGGCAGGCGCAAGCTGCTCGGGCGATTCCTGCGCCAGCGCAAGGCGCCGAAAAAGGCGGCGTAG